One genomic window of Cannabis sativa cultivar Pink pepper isolate KNU-18-1 chromosome 2, ASM2916894v1, whole genome shotgun sequence includes the following:
- the LOC115718424 gene encoding uncharacterized protein LOC115718424 isoform X2, with the protein MSSSEEEIGQPPSQVSGTVRKLSCSACFDSLWFCYFHQMQQYYRLGSLDNCSKKWSAVVDCLTLKTKGSAQAQEILETREKDKPHIWTLRTPEEASSHWRDLYGHLDEVE; encoded by the exons ATGTCGTCTTCTGAGGAAGAAATTGGTCAGCCTCCGAGTCAAGTTTCCGGCACCGTTCGCAAATTATCCTGCTCGGCCTGCTTTGACTCTCTCTGGTTCTGTTATT TTCATCAGATGCAGCAATACTATAGACTTGGGTCACTTGATAACTGTTCTAAAAAATGGAGTGCTGTGGTGGATTGTTTAACCTTGAAGACCAAAGGCTCTGCTCAAGCTCAG GAGATTTTAGAAACTCGTGAGAAAGACAAACCTCATATTTGGACTCTCCGGACACCGGAGGAAGCATCGTCTCACTGGAGAGACCTATATGGACATTTGGATGAAGTTGAATGA
- the LOC115718424 gene encoding uncharacterized protein C227.17c isoform X1, with the protein MSSSEEEIGQPPSQVSGTVRKLSCSACFDSLWFCYSPVHQMQQYYRLGSLDNCSKKWSAVVDCLTLKTKGSAQAQEILETREKDKPHIWTLRTPEEASSHWRDLYGHLDEVE; encoded by the exons ATGTCGTCTTCTGAGGAAGAAATTGGTCAGCCTCCGAGTCAAGTTTCCGGCACCGTTCGCAAATTATCCTGCTCGGCCTGCTTTGACTCTCTCTGGTTCTGTTATT CTCCAGTTCATCAGATGCAGCAATACTATAGACTTGGGTCACTTGATAACTGTTCTAAAAAATGGAGTGCTGTGGTGGATTGTTTAACCTTGAAGACCAAAGGCTCTGCTCAAGCTCAG GAGATTTTAGAAACTCGTGAGAAAGACAAACCTCATATTTGGACTCTCCGGACACCGGAGGAAGCATCGTCTCACTGGAGAGACCTATATGGACATTTGGATGAAGTTGAATGA
- the LOC115719215 gene encoding uncharacterized protein LOC115719215 has translation MAKKCKRKRSTKRKTQEPTSLVTQTTHHYSASKSLNPRVVTVNVGEDIVSEITRLASTCPSLTILAAYGVVSTANIHYNDMFAPMEYEGLFQILSLTCSMEEGGEEASVNVSLSDSEFKVFGGVARVLLPADNPIQLIIIGDIDTSDDDDDDENGENSLTTVSALATPPNQARALESATPPNQARALESATPPNQAPELEAEPAPTTTLRLRPRRPPIQAPVQAPAPTTRRRRRRRRRRPPIQAPAPTTTRRRARPPARAPVQAPESAQALAPAPALVQAPELAPVLFPNQAPALVQVPEMVPVPARAPELVLAPNQAPEVAQAQARAAPAPAPAPVLVHAPELARAPELVLAPNQAPELAQAQARAAPAPAPAPVLVHAPELALAPAAAREHELGVVVQVPNQLLNGNLHQRVLELQQHQYHQSQALLEQHQYHQIPEHLLQQHQYPQIPEHLLQQHQYRQLPEHLLQQHQYHQLPEHLLQQHQYPQSQALLEQHQYHQLPEDLLQQHQYHQIPEHLLQQHQCHQLPFNYRHQRPEPPGFAVLPQHHQSHYQSPEQILQQVQQQLQLRHQQDQIVQQQLHQHQRPPQGPQQLPPDDSNIKHID, from the exons ATGGCCAAGaaatgtaaaagaaaaagaagcacTAAGAGAAAAACACAAGAACCAACCTCCTTGGTTACCCAAACTACTCACCATTATTCTG cTTCGAAATCTTTGAATCCTCGTGTGGTAACTGTAAATGTGGGTGAG GATATTGTGAGTGAAATTACAAGATTGGCTTCAACTTGTCCATCTTTGACTATTCTTGCTGCTTATGGCGTTGTGTCTACTGCCAACATTCATTACAATGATATGTTTGCTCCTATGGAATACGAG GGTTTGTTTCAAATTCTATCTCTGACATGTTCAATGGAGGAAGGTGGTGAAGAAGCAAGTGTGAATGTTTCATTGTCTGATTCAGAGTTCAAAGTTTTTGGTGGAGTTGCACGAGTGCTACTTCCTGCTGATAATCCAATTCAACTG ATCATTATAGGAGATATTGATActagtgatgatgatgatgatgatgagaatgGTGAGAACTCATTGACAACTGTGTCCGCTTTGGCAACACCACCAAACCAAGCAAGAGCACTTGAATCAGCAACACCACCAAACCAAGCAAGAGCACTTGAATCAGCAACACCACCAAACCAAGCACCTGAATTGGAAGCTGAACCAGCACCTACAACCACACtcagactcagacccagacgTCCACCAATACAAGCACCAGTGCAAGCACCAGCACCTACAACCAGACGCAGACGCAGACGCAGACGCAGACGTCCACCAATACAAGCACCAGCACCTACAACCACACGCAGACGTGCACGTCCACCAGCAAGAGCACCAGTGCAAGCACCCGAATCAGCACAAGCACTAGCACCAGCACCTGCATTAGTACAAGCACCTGAATTGGCACCAGTACTATTTCCAAACCAAGCACCTGCATTAGTACAAGTACCTGAAATGGTACCAGTACCAGCACGAGCACCCGAATTAGTACTAGCACCAAACCAAGCACCTGAAGTGGCACAAGCACAAGCCCGTGCAGCACCAGCACCAGCACCCGCACCTGTATTAGTACACGCACCTGAATTGGCACGAGCACCCGAATTAGTACTAGCACCGAACCAAGCACCTGAATTGGCACAAGCACAAGCCCGTGCAGCACCAGCACCAGCACCCGCACCTGTATTAGTACACGCACCTGAATTAGCACTAGCACCAGCAGCTGCACGAGAACACGAATTAGGAGTAGTAGTACAAGTGCCAAACCAGCTTCTAAATGGAAACCTTCATCAAAGAGTACTAGAGCTTCAACAACACCAATATCATCAAAGCCAAGCACTACTTGAACAGCACCAATATCATCAAATACCAGAACACTTACTTCAACAACACCAATATCCTCAAATACCAGAACACTTACTTCAACAACACCAATATCGTCAACTACCAGAACACTTACTTCAGCAACACCAGTATCATCAACTACCAGAACACTTACTTCAACAACACCAATATCCTCAAAGCCAAGCACTACTTGAACAGCACCAATATCATCAACTACCAGAAGACTTACTTCAACAACACCAATATCATCAAATACCAGAACACTTACTTCAACAACACCAATGTCATCAACTACCATTCAATTACAGGCATCAAAGACCAGAACCACCAGGATTCGCGGTACTACCTCAACACCACCAATCTCATTATCAAAGTCCTGAACAGATACTACAACAAGTACAACAACAACTCCAACTCCGGCATCAACAAGACCAAATTGTACAACAACAATTACACCAACATCAAAGACCACCACAAGGTCCACAACAATTACCACCAGATGATAGTAATATCAAACACATAGACTAG
- the LOC133034633 gene encoding uncharacterized protein LOC133034633 has product MDSSSSRNNEEDLINLWLRDEPLEQEEEEEEQEPLSTIDFTSLSPHVDEIITEDVSNMATPQLALAPELARATAPAPAPESPELASGGALTRARASARAPNRASALEQATELALATARTRARANARARARARTRAQAPRSALAPNRAHALEQATQLTSAAVRALARARARERTRTREQARELLLYSRQRLAAARVHLLQQHQFHHLRAEALGLVVVPQQHQHHYQRTEQLLQQLLLQQQQRLQLQQQQQQQQQQQQQQQQQQQQQLQYQIPFDHQRPAPIQDQIVHQNPPAPAPLPPDDDDEITDWDLYFS; this is encoded by the exons ATGGATTCTTCTAGTAGTAGAAATAATGAAGAGGACTTAATTAATCTCTGGTTGAGAGATGAACCATtggaacaagaagaagaagaagaagaacaagaacCATTATCAACCATTG ATTTCACATCTTTGAGTCCTCATGTAGATGAG ATCATTACAGAAGATGTTTCTAATATGGCAACACCACAACTTGCGTTAGCACCCGAATTGGCACGTGCAACCGCGCCCGCGCCTGCACCCGAATCACCTGAATTGGCATCTGGAGGCGCACTCACGCGCGCACGCGCAAGTGCGCGAGCACCAAACAGAGCATCTGCATTAGAGCAAGCAACTGAATTGGCATTAGCAACTGCACGCACACGAGCACGAGCAAATGCACGCGCACGCGCACGCGCACGCACACGTGCACAAGCACCCCGATCAGCGCTAGCGCCAAACAGAGCACACGCATTAGAACAAGCAACTCAATTGACATCTGCAGCTGTGCGCGCACTTGCAAGAGCGCGAGCACGAGAACGAACACGAACACGAGAGCAAGCACGAGAACTACTGCTATATTCTCGTCAAAGATTAGCAGCAGCACGAGTTCACTTACTTCAACAACACCAATTTCATCATCTAAGAGCAGAAGCATTAGGATTAGTAGTAGTACCTCAACAACACCAACATCATTATCAAAGAACAGAACAGTTACTACAACAACTATTACTACAACAACAACAGCGACTACAattacaacaacaacaacaacaacaacagcaacaacaacaacaacaacaacagcaacaacaacaacagctacAATATCAGATACCATTTGATCATCAAAGACCAGCTCCAATACAAGACCAAATTGTACATCAAAACCCACCAGCACCAGCACCATTACCaccagatgatgatgatgaaatcACAGATTGGGATCTTTACTTTTCGTAA
- the LOC133034636 gene encoding AT-hook motif nuclear-localized protein 2-like isoform X1, translated as MKMATDNHNAKAMEMEEDGPRSRDTPKGTPKGNSPFQNKDKQPMFSDDGIKLNKSILLLIFDKNLLIFFIIILILLLAKGQDIVSIMNSFVLNYPPNSLLTVLSANGTVSIVDIINCDDYTKYHRFLGSFKILSLSWTVELDSDHSPENYGMAIPLKVLLINLETGEVFGGVVQRLVAATTIKMFVGSFKREIGMSFDGASSPSPSIGEVLAELVSNDTPVEDYDKFTHQRSI; from the exons atgaaaatgGCTACTGATAATCATAATGCAAAGGCTATGGAAATGGAAGAAGATGGACCAAGATCAAGAGACACACCTAAAGGAACACCAAAAG GAAATTCACCTTTCCAAAATAAAGATAAGCAGCCTATGTTTTCAGATGATGGTATTAAATTAAACAAATCAATCTTGTTATTAATCTTTGACAAGAACTTGTTAATCTTTTTCATAATCATTCTGATTTTGTTACTAGCTAAGGGTCAG GACATTGTGAGCATAATGAACAGTTTTGTTCTGAATTATCCACCAAATTCCTTATTGACTGTTCTTTCTGCTAATGGGACAGTATCAATAGTAGACATTATTAATTGTGATGACTATACCAAATACCACAGATTTTTG GGTTCTTTTAAAATTCTATCTTTGTCTTGGACAGTAGAACTTGATTCAGATCATAGTCCTGAGAATTATGGTATGGCAATACCATTGAAGGTTTTATTGATCAATTTAGAAACAGGAGAGGTTTTTGGTGGAGTTGTACAAAGATTAGTAGCTGCTACAACTATTAAG ATGTTTGTTGGGAGTTTCAAAAGAGAGATTGGTATGTCATTTGATGGTGCTTCATCACCATCACCATCTATAGGAGAAGTATTGGCAGAATTAGTAAGCAATGATACACCTGTTGAAGATTATGATAAGTTTACTCATCAAAGATCAATATAG
- the LOC133034636 gene encoding uncharacterized protein LOC133034636 isoform X2: MKMATDNHNAKAMEMEEDGPRSRDTPKGTPKGNSPFQNKDKQPMFSDDVSIVDIINCDDYTKYHRFLGSFKILSLSWTVELDSDHSPENYGMAIPLKVLLINLETGEVFGGVVQRLVAATTIKMFVGSFKREIGMSFDGASSPSPSIGEVLAELVSNDTPVEDYDKFTHQRSI; encoded by the exons atgaaaatgGCTACTGATAATCATAATGCAAAGGCTATGGAAATGGAAGAAGATGGACCAAGATCAAGAGACACACCTAAAGGAACACCAAAAG GAAATTCACCTTTCCAAAATAAAGATAAGCAGCCTATGTTTTCAGATGATG TATCAATAGTAGACATTATTAATTGTGATGACTATACCAAATACCACAGATTTTTG GGTTCTTTTAAAATTCTATCTTTGTCTTGGACAGTAGAACTTGATTCAGATCATAGTCCTGAGAATTATGGTATGGCAATACCATTGAAGGTTTTATTGATCAATTTAGAAACAGGAGAGGTTTTTGGTGGAGTTGTACAAAGATTAGTAGCTGCTACAACTATTAAG ATGTTTGTTGGGAGTTTCAAAAGAGAGATTGGTATGTCATTTGATGGTGCTTCATCACCATCACCATCTATAGGAGAAGTATTGGCAGAATTAGTAAGCAATGATACACCTGTTGAAGATTATGATAAGTTTACTCATCAAAGATCAATATAG
- the LOC115721358 gene encoding aberrant root formation protein 4, producing MSTKPIHDEHLSSSEEEEEEEELLTPSTSSSRLHEILNSVSNSVEEGDPEQSQNSVADLIDFLNSVSDDALSDPDNENAKNKAFHVLSQLHHYVFSPSFDEATVDALSFELPKAASRFGGVSDKCLVIAGKVIDRFVSLCSPREMLPILCEALDSPSEMNSGSSYFVPLLNGLSQVLISIQKRHFEQLKTAIPIVVKVLMAVSSEFDNDCTELKDLYDGALSIANSVHSVCIKQEGSVNEKIRALLGLYVLQIMALASINMNFMVLSLQPLVAQLSSFLPYCGLSYLGLITGSDVDRMIGIAFEDDVDEYVSCLSYVKHGASFSVIWGHISEVVVTAAKEDLGALHVELQDDHMKRWEAIGMLRHILSYLLVPWELKKCAINILICITDANNSQRCDEEQTDCTSYMPNLYSALQAVQQVIMFASESELRRNAFDAFKRILADVPTSQRFDILKALIKNSDSSSMIAILLDVVRGEMQKKNCLRPNDNDMNRENKAHQLSPFWSASVLELVEFVLRPPRGGPPPLPEHGDAVLSALNFYRFVLLTESEGKTNYTGIVSKNNLEKAYNEWLLPLRTLVSGIEAENNKGDRVQTTVDILCSLNPIEMVLYRCIELVEEKLKQST from the exons ATGTCCACGAAACCCATACACGACGAACACCTCTCGTCatcggaggaggaggaggaggaggaggagcttCTTACACCTTCAACCTCCTCCTCTCGTCTTCATGAGATCCTTAACTCAGTATCCAAT TCTGTTGAAGAAGGAGACCCTGAACAATCTCAAAATTCGGTGGCAGATTTGATTGACTTCCTTAATTCGGTCTCTGATGATGCCCTTTCAGACCCAGATAACGAAAATGCCAAAAACAAGGCTTTTCATGTTCTCTCACAACTCCACCATTATGTTTTTTCTCCTTCGTTTGACGAG GCAACAGTTGATGCACTTTCGTTTGAGCTGCCTAAAGCAGCTTCAAGATTTGGAGGGGTCTCAGATAAATGCTTGGTCATTGCTGGTAAAGTGATTGACCGGTTTGTGTCATTGTGTAGTCCTCGAGAGATGCTTCCCATTCTCTGTGAG GCATTAGATTCCCCAAGTGAAATGAACAGTGGTTCTAGTTATTTTGTCCCTCTTCTAAATGGGCTTTCTCAAG TTCTTATATCCATTCAGAAGCGGCACTTTGAACAACTAAAAACGGCAATCCCCATTGTTGTCAAAGTTTTAATGGCTGTGTCTTCAGAGTTTGACAATGACTGTACAGAACTGAAAGATCTTTATGATGGAGCTTTGAGTATAGCGAATTCAGTACATTCAGTTTGCATAAAACAG GAGGGTAGTGTAAATGAGAAGATTCGTGCTCTACTTGGCCTATATGTCCTGCAAATTATG GCGCTGGCCTCAATCAACATGAATTTTATGGTGTTAAGCTTGCAACCCTTGGTAGCACAACTATCAAGTTTCTTACCTTATTGTGGTTTGTCATATCTTGGCTTAATAACTGGATCTGATGTTGACAGAATGATTGGCATTGCCTTTGAAG ATGATGTAGATGAATATGTGAGTTGCTTGTCTTATGTCAAACATGGCGCATCCTTTTCAG TGATTTGGGGCCATATTTCTGAAGTGGTTGTGACGGCTGCCAAGGAGGACTTGGGCGCTCTTCATGTGGAACTTCAAGATGACCACATGAAAAGGTGGGAAGCTATTGGGATGTTAAGACATATACTTAGTTATCTTCTGGTGCCATGGGAGTTAAAGAAATGTGCCATCAACATCTTGATTTGCATTACAGATGCAAATAATTCTCAGAGGTGTGATGAAGAACAGACTGACTGCACGTCTTATATGCCCAATCTTTATTCTGCTCTGCAG GCTGTTCAACAGGTTATCATGTTTGCGAGTGAATCAGAGTTACGGAGGAATGCCTTTGATGCATTCAAGAGG ATACTGGCTGATGTTCCCACTTCTCAGAGGTTTGACATTTTAAAAGCTTTGATCAAAAACAGTGACTCTTCGTCGATG ATTGCGATTCTTTTAGACGTTGTCAGAGGGGAAATGCAGAAGAAAAACTGTCTAAGACCAAATGATAACGATATGAACAGAGAGAATAAAGCACACCAACTTTCCCCCTTTTGGAGTGCCAGTGTTCTCGAACTGGTGGAGTTTGTTTTAAGGCCTCCCAGGGGTGGACCTCCTCCCCTTCCCGAGCATGGTGATGCG GTTCTATCTGCGCTCAACTTTTACCGATTTGTGTTGTTAACAGAGTCAGAAG GAAAAACAAACTATACTGGAATAGTGTCTAAAAACAATTTAGAAAAGGCATACAACGAGTGGCTTCTTCCTCTAAGAACTCTGGTGAGTGGCATAGAGGCAGAGAATAATAAGGGCGATCGTGTTCAAACAACGGTTGACATTCTTTGTTCTCTAAACCCCATTGAAATGGTTTTGTACCGTTGTATCGAGCTTGTTGAAGAAAAGCTTAAGCAATCTACTTAG
- the LOC115718659 gene encoding UPF0481 protein At3g47200, with the protein MEEEKKNECVIIEIPEDLKNWSDCVIYRVPRKLRKVNESSFTPQLLSIGPFHHGRNELKGMEPHKEKYLEDFCKRTDKTKQDLVNFVSHHSTEILASYAGTVELTHQVFDQMILRDSCFILELLCLFSDKGCQYHDQDDYLLKTPWLRNVVQLDLVIFENQIPFSFLNKFYAFAKPRHEHTVGSLRLKSYCCPDSEECYCINSCIHFIKGVLSFKSSCCVCSKKSPEDHISSSSRSSSSSDDSTLLDIAYNFFINFSSVHVKGKNDGIKEIKHFTDLVRQFWLSKEFRREERRGCPFREHEKYLYSATKLNKAGVKFAPSANKQAKFVEFNTIEKPLFNFIPFLHSLKVELPTFEIQGNTETLMRNVIALEQCVYPDKAYICNYVALMSQLVDTAEDIEFLVEKRIIKNMLGSNKEVAELVNKLTYKITESNFVYANKCRQLNRFYETRFNIVRATLKRVYFNDLWTGSSTVLGICILMFSVSSTIKTLFFSKD; encoded by the coding sequence ATGGAGGAAGAGAAGAAGAATGAGTGTGTGATAATTGAGATTCCAGAAGATCTTAAAAACTGGTCAGATTGCGTTATCTACAGAGTTCCCAGAAAGCTCCGCAAGGTAAATGAATCATCTTTCACTCCTCAACTACTTTCAATTGGACCTTTTCACCATGGCAGAAATGAGCTTAAAGGAATGGAACCCCACAAGGAAAAATACCTTGAAGATTTCTGTAAACGCACTGACAAGACCAAACAAGATCTGGTCAACTTCGTTTCACATCATTCAACTGAAATCTTAGCTTCTTATGCAGGTACTGTTGAGCTCACTCACCAAGTGTTTGATCAAATGATTCTTAGAGACTCTTGCTTTATATTAGAGTTGTTATGCCTTTTTTCTGATAAGGGTTGTCAGTATCATGATCAAGATGATTACTTGTTGAAAACCCCTTGGCTTAGGAATGTTGTACAGTTGGATTTGGTTATTTTTGAGAATCAGATTCCTTTCTCTTTTTTAAACAAGTTTTATGCCTTTGCCAAACCTAGACATGAGCACACAGTTGGAAGTTTACGACTTAAGAGCTATTGTTGTCCTGACTCAGAAGAATGTTATTGTATTAACTCTTGTATTCATTTCATCAAaggggttttatcatttaagtCTTCTTGTTGTGTGTGCTCTAAGAAAAGTCCTGAAGATCATATCAGTAGTAGTAGTAGGAGTAGTAGTAGCAGTGATGATAGTACATTGTTGGACATTGCCTATaatttcttcataaatttctcTTCTGTGCATGTGAAGGGAAAAAACGATGGGATAAaagaaattaaacattttacTGATTTGGTAAGGCAGTTTTGGCTTTCCAAGGAGTTCAGAAGAGAAGAAAGGCGCGGTTGTCCCTTCCGAGAACATGAAAAGTACCTCTACAGCGCGACGAAGCTGAACAAAGCCGGGGTTAAATTTGCTCCCTCGGCGAACAAACAAGCTAAGTTTGTCGAGTTTAATACTATAGAGAAACCATTGTTTAACTTCATACCATTTTTGCATTCTCTGAAAGTTGAGCTTCCTACATTCGAGATACAAGGCAACACAGAGACCCTTATGCGAAATGTCATCGCTTTGGAGCAATGTGTCTATCCAGACAAGGCTTACATCTGCAACTATGTTGCTTTGATGAGTCAACTTGTTGACACTGCTGAGGACATTGAGTTTCTGGTTGAGAAGAGGATCATTAAGAACATGCTTGGCAGTAACAAGGAGGTGGCTGAGTTAGTTAACAAACTTACCTATAAAATCACCGAATCGAATTTCGTTTATGCTAATAAATGCAGGCAGCTTAACAGGTTCTATGAGACTAGGTTTAACATTGTGAGGGCAACACTCAAAAGGGTCTACTTTAATGATCTTTGGACAGGAAGTTCCACTGTGCTTGGAATTTGTATTCTCATGTTTTCAGTCTCTTCAACTATTAAGACTCTGTTTTTCTCAAAGGACTAG